In Kineococcus sp. NBC_00420, a single genomic region encodes these proteins:
- a CDS encoding aminoglycoside 6-adenylyltransferase, producing the protein MTWHQQLLDIARQAALDDEQVIELRVHGSAADPAAELLDVWSDVDLAVLLDPAADATFAAAWPTLFGEPWALTRHQDGELHVQRVVYDDGRRLDLVSSSEPTVLPIGRLLHQRSSTLPQQVPFAKPGDSGPNVTRVSAVADEVMDVRFTAALAVVKLARADLLIGFHLGLELVRCCLVQAMVLRDRDTGTSSHRFGGPRNEAVAQLEAVRRHPWTAAGGIALVLEAAQVYDDLAVQLEPGYVSDWSGLHALAQQAYTHLNA; encoded by the coding sequence ATGACGTGGCACCAGCAACTGCTCGACATAGCGCGGCAAGCGGCCCTCGACGACGAGCAGGTGATCGAACTTCGCGTGCACGGCTCGGCCGCTGACCCGGCCGCCGAACTGCTGGACGTTTGGAGTGACGTCGACCTTGCGGTCCTGCTCGATCCGGCCGCTGACGCCACCTTTGCCGCTGCCTGGCCGACACTTTTCGGTGAGCCCTGGGCTCTGACCCGCCACCAGGACGGGGAGCTGCACGTGCAGCGCGTGGTCTACGACGACGGCCGGCGTCTAGACCTGGTCTCGTCGTCCGAACCGACGGTTCTACCGATTGGTCGGCTGCTGCACCAACGGTCCTCGACCCTTCCACAGCAGGTGCCGTTCGCGAAGCCTGGTGACTCCGGCCCCAACGTCACGCGCGTCAGTGCGGTGGCGGATGAGGTGATGGACGTCCGGTTCACCGCGGCGTTGGCGGTGGTGAAGCTGGCTCGCGCGGACCTGCTCATCGGTTTCCACCTGGGTCTGGAGCTGGTGCGGTGCTGCCTGGTGCAGGCGATGGTGCTGCGAGATCGGGACACAGGGACGAGCAGCCACCGTTTCGGCGGTCCGCGCAACGAGGCTGTCGCTCAGCTGGAGGCGGTGCGTCGGCATCCATGGACTGCGGCCGGTGGCATCGCCCTGGTCTTGGAAGCGGCTCAGGTCTACGACGACTTGGCGGTGCAGTTGGAGCCCGGCTACGTCTCGGACTGGTCAGGTCTGCACGCGCTGGCGCAGCAGGCGTACACCCACCTCAACGCTTGA
- a CDS encoding IS630 family transposase, with amino-acid sequence MARTGRPKAELVLGDAERDELTKLVRRHSTSQAMALRANIILAAGQGMSNNDVASHCHTTPSTVGKWRQRFVRDRIEGLYDEPRPGHARSITDEQVADIINATQSMQPIDGGTHWTTRLMAKHSGVSAASVARIWQAYGLQPHRQETFKISQDPLFIEKVHDVVGLYLNPPEQAVVLCVDEKSQIQALDRTQPCLPMLPTTPARRTHDYVRHGVQSLFAALDLATGHVHHTLHSRHRSSEFVKFLNQINREVPDDLAVHLVLDNYATHKTPAVKRWLLRHPRFHMHFIPTSSSWLNLVERWFGEVDARVLRRGIHRSVADLASDIRTWTTNWNDDPKPYVWVRTADEILDRLAGYLTAVNAAKQ; translated from the coding sequence ATGGCCCGTACCGGACGCCCCAAAGCTGAACTCGTCCTTGGTGACGCCGAACGCGACGAGCTCACGAAACTGGTTCGCCGACACTCCACCTCCCAGGCGATGGCCCTGCGAGCCAACATCATCCTCGCCGCAGGACAAGGCATGAGCAACAACGACGTCGCCAGCCACTGCCACACCACGCCCAGCACCGTCGGGAAGTGGCGCCAGCGGTTCGTCCGCGACCGCATCGAGGGCCTGTACGACGAACCACGCCCCGGTCACGCCCGATCAATCACTGATGAGCAGGTCGCAGACATCATCAACGCCACCCAGTCGATGCAACCCATCGACGGCGGGACTCACTGGACCACCCGACTGATGGCCAAGCACAGCGGCGTCTCCGCCGCCAGCGTCGCCCGCATCTGGCAGGCCTACGGCCTTCAACCCCACCGGCAAGAAACCTTCAAGATCTCCCAAGACCCCCTGTTCATCGAAAAGGTCCACGACGTCGTCGGCCTGTACCTGAACCCACCCGAGCAGGCGGTTGTCTTGTGCGTAGACGAGAAATCCCAGATCCAGGCCCTGGACCGCACCCAGCCCTGCCTGCCGATGCTGCCCACCACCCCCGCCCGCCGAACCCACGACTACGTCCGCCACGGCGTGCAAAGCCTCTTCGCTGCACTGGACCTGGCCACCGGACATGTCCACCACACCCTGCACTCCCGGCACCGCAGCAGCGAATTCGTGAAGTTCTTGAACCAGATCAACCGTGAGGTCCCCGACGACCTGGCAGTGCACCTGGTCCTGGACAACTACGCCACCCACAAGACCCCCGCAGTCAAACGCTGGCTGCTTCGCCACCCCCGCTTCCACATGCACTTCATCCCCACCAGCTCCTCCTGGCTGAACTTGGTCGAACGCTGGTTCGGCGAAGTCGACGCCCGCGTCCTGCGCCGCGGTATCCACCGTAGCGTCGCTGATCTTGCCTCCGACATCCGCACATGGACCACCAACTGGAATGACGACCCGAAACCCTACGTCTGGGTCAGAACAGCAGACGAGATCCTGGACCGACTCGCTGGCTACCTCACCGCCGTTAATGCCGCGAAACAGTGA
- a CDS encoding RNA polymerase sigma factor — protein sequence MSADSETSFDDFAVTAMPRLRRVAYAWCHDWHHSEDVVQDTMERVYAAWPRVRRGGQEYAYARTTLVRRLISENRRAWRRHESSAVDEETFNAAADVHPIPDTAADSAARLDTTDLLARLPLRQRAVAVLRFVEELPVAQVAELLGCSQGTVKSQAHHARTALRAAGLVQAAPVSTAVEEQPPPSTHRGG from the coding sequence GTGAGCGCAGACAGCGAGACGTCCTTCGACGACTTCGCCGTGACGGCGATGCCGCGGCTACGGCGGGTCGCCTACGCCTGGTGCCACGACTGGCACCACAGCGAAGACGTCGTGCAGGACACCATGGAACGCGTCTATGCCGCCTGGCCTCGAGTACGTCGTGGCGGGCAGGAGTACGCCTACGCCCGTACCACCTTGGTACGCCGACTGATCTCGGAGAACCGCCGCGCCTGGCGACGCCACGAGAGCAGCGCGGTGGACGAGGAGACGTTCAACGCCGCCGCCGACGTCCATCCGATACCGGACACTGCCGCGGACAGTGCCGCGCGTTTGGACACCACCGACCTGCTCGCCCGCCTGCCGCTGCGCCAACGTGCTGTGGCGGTGCTGCGTTTCGTGGAGGAGCTGCCGGTGGCGCAAGTGGCCGAGCTGCTGGGGTGCTCACAAGGGACGGTGAAAAGCCAGGCCCACCACGCCCGCACCGCCTTACGCGCAGCGGGCCTGGTCCAGGCCGCCCCGGTGAGCACCGCCGTTGAGGAGCAGCCACCACCGAGCACGCATCGAGGAGGGTGA
- a CDS encoding phosphotransferase family protein, with protein MTDVEQVEVVVAHQERATLRVGDIFLKIDADRARTDVEMAAMALAPVPTPQVLWRNPPVLALAAMPGVALGRLGQPSTASPGAWAAAGAAIRRLHDAPLPPWPGPDLEEIEADLDRQCQWLISNDVLPTDLVMRNRRVADFALREWIPVFTHGDLQLTHVFVDGDEVTGVIDWSEAARGDGLSDLATLTLGHEEHLRDVVAGYGSAVDLDLDVVRGWWSVRSLSAIRWLLEHGFDPFAPGCEVDVLKAQM; from the coding sequence ATGACGGACGTGGAACAGGTGGAGGTCGTCGTCGCCCATCAGGAGCGGGCGACCCTACGCGTCGGTGACATCTTCCTCAAGATCGATGCAGATCGAGCGCGCACCGACGTCGAGATGGCCGCGATGGCGCTGGCGCCGGTCCCCACACCACAGGTCCTCTGGCGCAACCCTCCCGTCCTCGCCCTGGCCGCCATGCCGGGAGTAGCGCTGGGGCGCCTGGGACAACCCTCGACCGCATCGCCAGGCGCCTGGGCCGCGGCCGGTGCCGCCATCCGGCGACTGCACGATGCACCACTGCCTCCATGGCCCGGCCCGGACCTGGAGGAGATCGAGGCGGACCTCGACCGGCAGTGCCAGTGGCTCATCAGCAACGACGTGCTGCCCACCGACCTGGTCATGCGCAACCGGCGGGTTGCTGACTTCGCGCTGCGGGAGTGGATCCCGGTCTTCACCCACGGAGACCTGCAGCTCACCCACGTGTTCGTCGACGGGGATGAGGTCACGGGGGTGATCGACTGGTCCGAGGCGGCGCGAGGGGATGGGTTGTCCGACTTGGCCACCCTGACCCTTGGGCACGAGGAGCACCTACGGGACGTCGTCGCGGGCTACGGCTCGGCCGTGGACCTGGACCTGGACGTGGTCCGGGGCTGGTGGTCGGTGCGCAGCTTGTCGGCCATCCGGTGGCTGCTCGAGCACGGGTTCGACCCGTTCGCGCCAGGTTGTGAGGTCGATGTGCTCAAGGCGCAGATGTGA
- a CDS encoding helix-turn-helix domain-containing protein — protein MVEDAHRIVCHLDELLREREMTLVELAERAGVTVVNLSVLKNNRARAVRFTTLTAVCDVLQCQPGDVLSLQPRS, from the coding sequence GTGGTCGAGGACGCGCACCGGATCGTCTGCCACCTGGACGAGCTGTTGCGGGAACGGGAGATGACCCTGGTCGAGCTGGCGGAGCGGGCTGGGGTCACGGTGGTGAACCTGTCGGTGCTGAAGAACAACCGGGCCCGCGCGGTGCGTTTCACCACCCTGACCGCGGTGTGCGATGTCCTGCAGTGCCAGCCAGGTGACGTGCTGAGTCTGCAACCGCGGAGCTGA
- a CDS encoding YunG family protein yields the protein MATLTLSAIEAAVRASWGPDTLFASADYMARGSGQPSRGQCGTTALLLQALLGGDLMVADVEYEGRVEGVHYWNVTAGGVELDLTRDQFTDTESLINVRRVTTRRNPDGLGERPFQLLQERVTAALQSKASSS from the coding sequence ATGGCGACGTTGACCCTGAGCGCGATCGAAGCCGCCGTGCGTGCGTCGTGGGGACCTGACACCCTCTTCGCTTCAGCTGACTACATGGCCCGCGGCAGCGGGCAGCCTTCGCGAGGTCAGTGCGGAACGACGGCCCTGCTCCTGCAGGCGCTGCTGGGCGGCGACCTGATGGTGGCCGACGTCGAGTACGAGGGCCGGGTGGAGGGCGTGCACTACTGGAACGTGACCGCTGGCGGGGTCGAGCTCGACCTGACACGAGACCAGTTCACTGACACTGAGTCGTTGATCAACGTGCGCCGGGTCACGACACGACGGAACCCTGACGGGCTTGGCGAGCGACCGTTCCAGCTGCTCCAGGAAAGAGTCACCGCCGCACTCCAGTCCAAGGCGTCATCGTCTTGA
- a CDS encoding GNAT family N-acetyltransferase, which yields MTDLQWPTPEQLHSDRLLLEPLRGDHVDEAFPLLDDVRLHAFTGGAPDTFDELTARFARQVLGCSPDGQHGWLNWMLRHRDGGPLLGTVQASLTRIEDQTVGGVKTMEVELAWVIGHDHQGNGYATEAASAVVAWLAARGAQRFSAHIHPDHHASAAVARRLGLHLTDRVVDGELLWTN from the coding sequence GTGACTGACCTCCAGTGGCCCACCCCCGAGCAACTGCACAGCGACCGCCTCCTGCTCGAGCCGCTGCGAGGCGACCACGTCGATGAAGCGTTCCCCCTACTCGATGACGTCCGTCTGCACGCCTTCACCGGCGGTGCGCCTGACACCTTCGACGAACTGACCGCCCGCTTCGCCCGCCAAGTCCTCGGCTGCTCACCCGACGGTCAGCACGGCTGGCTGAACTGGATGCTGCGCCACCGAGACGGCGGCCCGCTCCTGGGTACCGTCCAAGCCAGCCTCACCCGGATCGAGGACCAGACGGTAGGGGGCGTCAAGACGATGGAGGTGGAGCTGGCCTGGGTCATCGGCCACGACCACCAGGGCAACGGCTACGCCACCGAGGCGGCCTCGGCCGTCGTCGCCTGGCTCGCAGCACGAGGTGCGCAGCGATTCAGCGCCCACATCCACCCCGACCACCACGCCTCGGCTGCAGTCGCCCGCCGACTGGGTCTGCACCTCACTGACCGTGTAGTCGACGGCGAGCTGCTCTGGACGAACTGA
- the aspS gene encoding aspartate--tRNA(Asn) ligase, translating into MKRTLNTTLAAHIDEPVRLEGWIHRRRRLAAVTFLVLRDRSGLAQIVVSDEATRTALDGLPEETVVRVTGTATANAKAPGGVEVTNPTITALSAPAATSPVELWRPHLDAALPTLLDHAPLTWRHRERRAVWEVAAASLRGFRTTLDAGGFTEVATPKFTATATESGANVFAVDYFGRPAYLAQSPQFYKQMLVGVFERVYETGPVFRAEPHDTVRHLAQYTSLDVELGFITDHRDVLAVLREVLAGMVTAVSEQEDVCRLAGVQVPVVPEQIPLIHFRDALRLVGADPEEPDLAPEHERELSRWALREHDSDFLAVEGYPAAKRPFYTHPQPDDPRWTNSFDLLFRGLELVTGGQRLHEHADYVAALTARGQNLDDYRTYLDTFAHGMPPHGGFALGLERWVARLAGLDNVRRSTLFPRDLHRLTP; encoded by the coding sequence ATGAAACGCACGCTCAACACCACCCTCGCCGCGCACATCGACGAACCCGTCCGCCTTGAAGGCTGGATTCACCGACGTCGGCGACTGGCCGCGGTGACCTTCCTCGTCCTGCGCGACCGCAGCGGCCTGGCCCAGATCGTGGTGAGCGACGAAGCGACGCGGACAGCACTCGACGGCTTGCCCGAGGAGACCGTCGTCCGCGTCACTGGGACAGCTACCGCTAACGCCAAGGCGCCCGGCGGGGTGGAGGTCACCAATCCCACCATCACTGCTCTCAGCGCACCCGCCGCGACCTCGCCGGTCGAGCTGTGGCGACCGCACCTGGACGCGGCGCTGCCGACCCTGCTGGACCACGCGCCCCTCACCTGGCGCCATCGGGAACGTCGAGCGGTGTGGGAGGTGGCGGCGGCCTCCTTGCGTGGCTTCCGCACCACGCTGGATGCGGGCGGGTTCACTGAGGTCGCTACCCCGAAGTTCACCGCCACCGCCACCGAGTCCGGCGCGAACGTGTTCGCCGTGGACTATTTCGGCCGCCCCGCCTACCTGGCCCAGTCCCCGCAGTTCTACAAGCAGATGCTGGTCGGGGTCTTCGAGCGGGTCTATGAGACGGGCCCGGTGTTTCGCGCTGAACCGCACGACACCGTCCGCCACCTGGCTCAGTACACCTCCCTGGACGTCGAGCTGGGCTTCATCACCGACCACCGTGACGTCCTGGCGGTGCTGCGTGAGGTCCTGGCCGGGATGGTCACCGCCGTGTCAGAGCAGGAGGACGTCTGCCGGTTAGCTGGGGTGCAGGTGCCGGTGGTGCCGGAACAGATCCCGCTCATTCACTTCCGCGACGCGTTGCGCCTGGTCGGCGCTGACCCGGAGGAGCCGGACCTGGCTCCGGAGCACGAGCGGGAACTGAGCCGGTGGGCGCTGCGTGAGCACGACAGCGACTTCCTCGCCGTAGAGGGCTACCCCGCGGCCAAGCGGCCGTTCTACACCCATCCTCAGCCTGATGACCCCCGGTGGACGAACTCCTTCGACCTGCTCTTCCGCGGCCTGGAGCTGGTGACCGGAGGGCAGCGTTTGCACGAGCACGCCGACTACGTTGCCGCGCTCACCGCCCGCGGGCAGAACCTGGACGACTACCGCACCTACCTGGACACCTTCGCCCACGGCATGCCCCCGCACGGCGGGTTCGCGCTGGGCCTGGAGCGGTGGGTCGCCCGACTGGCTGGTCTGGATAACGTCCGGCGCAGCACGCTGTTTCCGCGTGACCTACACCGGCTGACCCCGTGA
- a CDS encoding GNAT family N-acetyltransferase → MLIRPAVPDDAEAIAEVNAAAWKAAFAGVVSEEYLSSYDGAPQRRREDLLTMSSEAVQFVAEDGNRVVGWLLGHPSEDEDCHRGSVYEVRACYVAPTHWRAGAGRRLMQHLLTGLDRSRWREVVLWTPRDTAPTRAFYASLGFESDGKTAVMDRLGPVPIVRLRRTLTEDVAAL, encoded by the coding sequence GTGCTGATCCGACCCGCTGTCCCCGACGATGCCGAGGCCATCGCAGAGGTGAACGCAGCAGCGTGGAAGGCGGCGTTCGCCGGGGTGGTCAGCGAGGAGTACCTCTCCAGTTACGACGGCGCACCGCAGCGACGTCGGGAGGACCTGCTGACGATGTCCTCCGAAGCGGTCCAGTTCGTCGCCGAGGACGGGAATCGTGTCGTGGGGTGGCTGCTGGGGCACCCCAGCGAGGACGAGGACTGCCATCGGGGCAGCGTCTACGAGGTGCGGGCCTGCTACGTGGCCCCGACGCACTGGCGTGCCGGCGCGGGTCGCCGTCTGATGCAGCACCTGCTGACCGGCTTGGACCGCAGTCGGTGGCGGGAGGTGGTGCTCTGGACTCCTCGCGATACGGCACCGACGCGAGCGTTCTACGCCTCGCTCGGCTTTGAGTCGGATGGCAAGACCGCGGTCATGGACCGGCTGGGGCCGGTCCCCATCGTGCGACTGCGACGGACCCTCACCGAGGACGTAGCTGCCCTCTGA
- a CDS encoding GNAT family N-acetyltransferase, which produces MSRVTVRRARASDAPQMARVHVTSWQETYRGSMPDSVLDDPALPAAREGFWTAALTDERWSNNHAAVAEANGHIIGVAMSGPPEDPEAVEDRQLYLIYVEALHHGSGAGPALLNAVLDPRQSAVWWVAERNPRTHAFMRKHGFAPDGRSQTQDGIRAVRWVRRADQP; this is translated from the coding sequence ATGTCTCGGGTCACCGTTCGCCGCGCACGGGCCAGCGACGCGCCTCAGATGGCACGAGTCCATGTCACCTCCTGGCAGGAGACCTACCGCGGTTCGATGCCTGACTCGGTACTGGATGATCCCGCTCTCCCCGCGGCCCGAGAAGGCTTCTGGACCGCGGCCCTGACCGACGAGCGCTGGAGCAACAACCACGCTGCCGTCGCGGAAGCGAACGGTCACATCATCGGCGTCGCCATGTCCGGCCCGCCTGAGGACCCCGAAGCAGTCGAGGACCGCCAGCTGTACCTGATCTACGTCGAGGCGCTACACCACGGTTCTGGCGCAGGACCAGCACTGCTCAACGCTGTCCTGGACCCGCGGCAGTCAGCTGTGTGGTGGGTCGCGGAACGCAACCCCCGTACTCATGCCTTCATGCGCAAGCACGGCTTCGCTCCCGATGGACGCAGCCAGACCCAGGACGGCATTCGCGCGGTTCGCTGGGTCCGCCGAGCGGACCAGCCGTAG